The following DNA comes from Luteolibacter flavescens.
CACGCGAATGGGCCGACCGCTTCCGCACGCTGATTGATCCACCGAAGGTGGACAAGGACACCGCGGAGAAGGCCGGGCCTTGAGCGGCGCGGCTTCTTTGGCGGCCGATTTACGTCAACGCGGGGATTTTCCGGTTGTTCCGGCCGTAACATCGCGGTTGTTTTTCCGGTAATCTATCCCCGTCATGAAAGCTCTCGTCCTCAGCCTAGCCTTTGCCGCCACCGCGCTCGCCGCGGAGAACAAGAATCCTGCCGTGATGGCGATCGGCTCCCCGGTGCCGGATTTCGAGCTGCCGGGCATCGATGGCAAGAATCACAAGCTGGCCGAGTACGAGAGTGCGAAGGTGCTTTGCCTGATCTTCACCTGCAACCACTGCCCTGACGCGATCGCCGCCGCGGTTCGCATGGAGGAGATCCACCAGGCCTACAAGGACAAGGGCGTGGCCGTGGTGGCCATCAACAGCAGCAACCCGCTCGGCCTGCGTCCCGATGAACTCGGCTACGGGCCGCACGGCGATTCCTTCGAGGAGATGACTCCCTTCGCAAAGGAAAACGGCTGGACCTTCCCCTACCTCTACGACGGCGAGACCCAGACGCTGAGCGCGACCGTGGGTGCCCAATCAACGCCGCACGTCTTCATCTTCGGCGAGGATCGCAAGCTTGCCTACACCGGCCGCATGGACGATGCGGCGCGGAAGACCGGCCCGGTCGAAAAGAGCTACGTGAGGGACGCGCTCGACGCCCTGCTCGCCGGCAAGCCGGTGGCCACGCCGACCACCCGCTCCTTTGGCTGCTCGACGAAGTGGCTGTGGAAGAAGGACGAGGTGGCCGCCGACCAGAAGAACTGGGAGGCCAAGCCGGTGACGCTGGAGAAGCTGGACGTGGAGACCGCGAAGAAGCTCCGCGAGAACAAGTCCGGCAACGTGCGCCTCATCAACTTCTGGTCCACCACCTGCGGCCCGTGCGTCGCAGAGTTCCCGGATCTGGTGGATGCCTACCGCCGCTTCCAGAACCGCTCCTTCGACTTCGTGACCATTTCGCTCGACCCGGTGGACGATCAGGCGAAGGCCCTGAAATTCCTGGAAAAGCAGCACGCCGCGCTTGGCGACCGCACGAAGGCTTCCATGGAGAAGGAAGGCCGCAAGTCGAACAACTACCTCTTCGCCGGAGACAATCCGGACCTGCTCGCCGAGGCGATCGACAAGGAATGGACCGGTGCCCAGCCACACACGGTGCTCGTTTCCCCCGAGGGCGAGATCCTCTGGCGCCACACCGGTGCCGTGGATCCCGTGGAGATGCGCCGCCAGATCGTGAAGGCGATGGAAGGAATGCCCTAAACCCCCTGCCCTCATCCGACGTTTCCCGTAGCCGCCCTACCGATAGGGCGGCGATCTTTTCCCTGATCCCGCCATGAAATCCCGACACATCCTCGTCGCTGCCGCCCTGATCTCCGCTGCATCCGCTGCCGAAGGCTTCAAGGACACGCCGCTCATCCCCGGCTCCAAGTGGCACGTCCACGATCCGGATCGCCCGAAGCCGCCGGTGGTCACCCCCGGCAAGCAATTCAACCAACAGGCCGATGCGCCGAGCGACGCCGTGGTCCTCTTCAATGGCAAGGACTTCTCCAAGTGGCAGGGAGAACAGGGCGAAGTGAAGTGGAAGATCCAGGACGGCTACGCCGAAACCACCAAGACCGGCCGCATCCGCACGAAGGATGAATTCGGCGACTTCCAGCTTCACCTCGAGTTCGCCACCCCGGCCAAGGTCGAGGGCAACGGCCAAGGCCGCGGCAACAACGGCGTGAACATCTTCGGCAAGTACGAGATCCAGGTGCTGGACTCCTACAACAACGAGACCTACGCCGACGGTCAGGCCTCCGCGATCTACGGCCAGACCCCGCCAATGGTGAATGCCTCGCGCCCGCCCGGCGAATGGCAGACCTACGACATCATTTTCGAAGGCCCACGCTGGGACGCCGAGGGCAAGCTGCTCAAGAAAGCCTACATCACCGTGCTGCACAATGGCGTGCTGGTGCACCACCGCCGCGAACTCCACGGCGACACCCGCTACCGCGGCGTGGGCAACTACGACAAGCCGCACCCGACCAAGGGCTTCATCGAGCTCTATGAGCACGGAAACCCCGTCCGCTTCCGCAATATCTGGATCCGCGAGGTGAAGATCCCGACGCCCGAGGACCTCGGGATGACGCCGGAGGCGAAGTAATTGCGTATTTTCCCGCCCGGGAGGCTGGCTTCCCGGGCGGTTTTCGCTCCGTGCAATCCTTATCTTTCACCGCCTTCGTGACATCGGGGTTGCGGGGTTGGGGCTATTGTGAAATTTTTCACAAGCCCAAGGCGCCATGAGTATCAGCACCGTCCCACAGGGCCGCAGCGAGCGGTTTCCCTTCGAACTTGTCCGGCCCCAGTTGGAAAAGGTGGAAGCCTCCATCCGCGATCAGATCCGCGCCTTCGATCCCGCGGTGGAGCCCTACGTCAGCTACGTCTGCAATACCTCGGGCAAGCGCATCCGCCCCGCCCTCTCGATCCTCACCGGCGGCGCGCTCGGCCAGGTGGACGAGGGTCACCTGAAGATCGGCGTCATCCTGGAGCTCATCCACATGGCGACGCTGGTGCATGACGACATCATCGACGGTGCCGTGACGCGCCGCATGATCCCGACGGCGAATGCCAAGTGGGGTGCGGGGCTTTCCGTGCTGCTCGGCGACGCGCTCTTCTCGCACGCGCTGCACCTCGCCACGGATTTCAATGACATCTCGATCTGCCGCAAGGTCGGCCACGCCTCGCGCGAGGTCTGCCAAGGCGAGATCGTCCAGACCCAGCGCCGCTGGGACCTCACGCTGACGAAGGCGGACTACTTCCGCATCATCGAGATGAAGACCGGCGCGCTCTTCGCCGCCGCCACGGGCATCGCCGCCGCGCTCTCGGGAGCCGACGCCGAAACCGAGGCCCGCCTCTTCGACTACGGCATGAAGCTGGGCACGGCCTACCAGATCTACGACGACTGCCTGGACCTCGTGGGCAGCGAGGAAGACGTGGGCAAGACGCTCCGCACCGACCTCGAAAAGGGCAAGCTGACCCTGCCCATCCTCAATCTCCTCGAAAGCGCCAGCGACTCGCAGCGCGCGAAGCTGAACAAGCGCATCATCGACCAGGAAGCGCTCGATCTCCCCGTGCTCGTCGGCATCGCCGAGTATGAGGGCGCGATCGAGTCCGCGGTGGACACCGCCTCGAACATGCTCGGCACCTGCCGCGACCACCTCGTCGGCCTGCCCGGCAGCGAGCACGTCGAGGCGCTGGAGCAGATCACGTGGTACCTCGCCGCGCTGCTCGAGAAGTGCCGCCGCTGAGCCGCCCTGCCATCTCACTTGCCCGCGGCCTTCGCATAGTCCGCGGGCAGCATGAAGGACCATCCCTCCGCCTTCAGGAACTCCACGATGGCGGAGAAGTCCGCGAATGCCGCCTCGCTGAAGAAGCCGGGGTGAAACTGGAAGGCGCAGGGCGTCAGTGAAGGATCGTCCTTCCGCTTTTCATACTCCTCCTTGAATTTCGCGAAGTTCGGCTTGCCGGTTCCGTCGTTCTCGCCGCGCAGGTGCATCGGCAGCAGGATCTTGCCTTCCAGCAGCTTTGCCGGCTCGGACTCCGGACGGCAGAAGAACAGCTTGAGCTGCGGGATTTCATTCAGCGCCTTCGCCGTGTCCGCGTCCATGTCATTGAAGGGTGTGCCGAAGGCGATGAAGGGCTTTCCGAGCGCAGCCTCCCCTGCCTCCTGGGTCTTCACCAGATGGGTCTTCTGGTGCTCGTAGCCCGAGCCGCTGAACTCCGACTTGTAGGCTCCGTTCTCATCCCAGCGCCGGTGGTCCCAGCCGTGGTTCCAGAACTCCACCTTGCCGGTGGCTTCCCATTTCTTCAGCCACTCGTCGTACTTCGCGTCCTGTTTCTCGAAGGAGTTTCCGATGACTCCGGCGGAGACCGGGACGCCGTGCTTTTCCGCGAGCAGGAAGAAGCGCTCCCACTTCGCATTCACGCCGGTGACGTCGTCCGCCTTGATGATGGCGATGCGTTTTGTTTCGGCGGAGGCAGGAAGCGCGAAGGCTGCG
Coding sequences within:
- a CDS encoding redoxin domain-containing protein, translated to MKALVLSLAFAATALAAENKNPAVMAIGSPVPDFELPGIDGKNHKLAEYESAKVLCLIFTCNHCPDAIAAAVRMEEIHQAYKDKGVAVVAINSSNPLGLRPDELGYGPHGDSFEEMTPFAKENGWTFPYLYDGETQTLSATVGAQSTPHVFIFGEDRKLAYTGRMDDAARKTGPVEKSYVRDALDALLAGKPVATPTTRSFGCSTKWLWKKDEVAADQKNWEAKPVTLEKLDVETAKKLRENKSGNVRLINFWSTTCGPCVAEFPDLVDAYRRFQNRSFDFVTISLDPVDDQAKALKFLEKQHAALGDRTKASMEKEGRKSNNYLFAGDNPDLLAEAIDKEWTGAQPHTVLVSPEGEILWRHTGAVDPVEMRRQIVKAMEGMP
- a CDS encoding 3-keto-disaccharide hydrolase, with product MKSRHILVAAALISAASAAEGFKDTPLIPGSKWHVHDPDRPKPPVVTPGKQFNQQADAPSDAVVLFNGKDFSKWQGEQGEVKWKIQDGYAETTKTGRIRTKDEFGDFQLHLEFATPAKVEGNGQGRGNNGVNIFGKYEIQVLDSYNNETYADGQASAIYGQTPPMVNASRPPGEWQTYDIIFEGPRWDAEGKLLKKAYITVLHNGVLVHHRRELHGDTRYRGVGNYDKPHPTKGFIELYEHGNPVRFRNIWIREVKIPTPEDLGMTPEAK
- a CDS encoding polyprenyl synthetase family protein; protein product: MSISTVPQGRSERFPFELVRPQLEKVEASIRDQIRAFDPAVEPYVSYVCNTSGKRIRPALSILTGGALGQVDEGHLKIGVILELIHMATLVHDDIIDGAVTRRMIPTANAKWGAGLSVLLGDALFSHALHLATDFNDISICRKVGHASREVCQGEIVQTQRRWDLTLTKADYFRIIEMKTGALFAAATGIAAALSGADAETEARLFDYGMKLGTAYQIYDDCLDLVGSEEDVGKTLRTDLEKGKLTLPILNLLESASDSQRAKLNKRIIDQEALDLPVLVGIAEYEGAIESAVDTASNMLGTCRDHLVGLPGSEHVEALEQITWYLAALLEKCRR
- a CDS encoding DUF2334 domain-containing protein codes for the protein MPLKKILLLALAAFALPASAETKRIAIIKADDVTGVNAKWERFFLLAEKHGVPVSAGVIGNSFEKQDAKYDEWLKKWEATGKVEFWNHGWDHRRWDENGAYKSEFSGSGYEHQKTHLVKTQEAGEAALGKPFIAFGTPFNDMDADTAKALNEIPQLKLFFCRPESEPAKLLEGKILLPMHLRGENDGTGKPNFAKFKEEYEKRKDDPSLTPCAFQFHPGFFSEAAFADFSAIVEFLKAEGWSFMLPADYAKAAGK